A portion of the Manihot esculenta cultivar AM560-2 chromosome 2, M.esculenta_v8, whole genome shotgun sequence genome contains these proteins:
- the LOC110609886 gene encoding protein NODULATION SIGNALING PATHWAY 2, producing the protein MAMAIDGALELDFSGYSSTATNTTTTTTTSTENDQHDGNWNGWSPVVDWEALSAHHDDFQDLIESMMDDGGLNQTTCNSNSLSTDTMMVDDETSSEDFKGLRLVHLLMAAAEALTGVNKSRDLARVILVRLKELVSPNDGTNMERLAAYFTDALQGLLEGAGGGHGKNSINNGPYHHHHRDDHHHQEDILAAFQLLQDMSPYLKFGHFTANQAILEAVAQDRRIHIVDYDIMEGIQWASLMQSLVSRTDGPPTPHLRITALSRSGSGKKSIGTVQETGRRLVAFAASIGLPFSFHQCRLDSDENFRPNALKLVRGEALVINCMLQLPHFSYRAPDSITSFLSGAKTLNPRLVTLVEEEVGSIGDGGFVSRFINSLHHYSAVYDSLEASFPMQSRARALVERVFLGPQIAGTLARIYRARANEEGSSWGERLGAVGFRAANISFANHCQAKLLIGLFNDGYRVEKLDGNRLVLGWKSRRLLSASIWTSPFDSDL; encoded by the coding sequence ATGGCTATGGCTATTGATGGAGCTCTTGAGCTTGACTTTTCCGGCTATAGCTCTACTGCAACTAATACTACAACCACCACCACCACTTCCACGGAAAATGATCAACATGACGGTAACTGGAATGGTTGGTCTCCGGTTGTCGATTGGGAAGCTTTGTCTGCCCACCATGATGACTTTCAGGATCTTATTGAATCTATGATGGACGACGGAGGATTGAACCAGACAACATGTAATTCTAACTCTCTGTCTACTGACACCATGATGGTGGATGACGAAACCAGCAGTGAAGATTTCAAGGGCTTGAGGCTTGTCCATCTATTGATGGCTGCTGCTGAGGCGCTTACGGGTGTCAACAAGAGCCGTGATCTGGCTCGGGTGATATTGGTTCGGCTCAAGGAGTTGGTGTCCCCTAATGACGGAACCAACATGGAGAGGTTGGCGGCGTATTTCACCGACGCGTTACAAGGTTTACTGGAAGGAGCCGGAGGTGGTCATGGCAAGAACTCAATAAACAATGGGCCCTACCACCATCACCACCGCGACGATCACCATCATCAAGAGGACATTCTTGCGGCATTTCAACTGCTGCAAGACATGTCTCCATACTTGAAGTTTGGGCATTTCACAGCCAATCAAGCTATTCTTGAAGCCGTAGCTCAAGACAGGAGAATTCACATAGTGGACTACGATATAATGGAGGGTATCCAGTGGGCATCATTGATGCAATCACTGGTTTCACGGACGGATGGCCCACCAACCCCACACCTCAGAATCACAGCGTTATCAAGAAGTGGCAGCGGCAAAAAATCAATCGGAACTGTCCAAGAAACTGGACGACGGCTGGTGGCTTTCGCTGCCTCTATTGGTCTACCGTTTTCTTTCCACCAGTGCAGGTTAGACTCGGACGAGAATTTTAGACCAAACGCTTTGAAGTTGGTCAGAGGAGAGGCATTGGTCATAAATTGTATGCTACAGCTCCCCCATTTTAGTTACCGTGCACCCGATTCCATCACTTCGTTTCTATCCGGAGCAAAGACTCTTAACCCGAGACTAGTAACCCtcgtggaggaggaggtggggTCCATTGGGGACGGTGGTTTTGTAAGCCGGTTCATTAATTCATTGCACCATTACTCCGCCGTGTACGATTCCCTGGAGGCGAGTTTTCCGATGCAGAGTCGGGCCCGGGCGTTGGTAGAAAGAGTATTTCTGGGGCCCCAGATAGCGGGAACACTAGCTCGGATATACCGGGCACGTGCAAACGAAGAGGGGAGTTCATGGGGCGAGCGGTTGGGTGCGGTAGGGTTTAGAGCAGCGAACATAAGTTTCGCCAATCATTGTCAAGCAAAGCTATTGATAGGACTATTCAATGATGGGTATAGGGTGGAGAAATTGGATGGAAATAGGCTAGTGTTGGGTTGGAAATCGAGACGCCTTCTCTCGGCCTCTATTTGGACTTCTCCTTTTGACTCTGATTTGTAA